agagagagagagagagagaaaactgcaTCAGTATAATGAATGACTGTCATTCTGGATTACTGAGATGCAGCAGCACCAAGTCCTGAGAAACACACATGTAGACTTAACCTGCTACTCAATCCCAGGTTAACGTCATTctaaaccctgctttaaacCCTGGACAGAGGAATGTTTCACACTGCAATACAGAGCAGCGGGATTAgtactgctttgagacaataggaaattgttaaaagcgctatacaaataaattgaattgaatttttaccCACGACTCTGCACACTCTGTGGTGCAAACCGTGTACACTGTAAAACAACGTGGTGTTAAAGTTATAGCTAGATTCTTAGCAACAAGACAGAAACTGGACGAATTCCAGAGGCAAGATCCAAAAATAATCCTGGGttaagtatgagcagtgtgaatcCCAGGATTCTGATTACACATCTGAGTTTAAAATGCCCCAGAGTTACTAGTTTCAGTCTTGTTTTGAGTAAAAGCTACACCAAAGCTTCTTTTTctattacacacatgcacatgtttGGGTATTTTTGGTAAGTGATGTCTTCGGTAAGTCTAAGCGCGACTTCGTGGTGCTCTGCTGCAGAGACAGCACGCAGTCCCACTGAGCCAAGTGACAGACGCAGCATCCCTTTCATCAACCCCAATTAACTTCCATACCAGTGTGTAAACAgcatacacaaaaataataaatcacagctAGAGTGAAAGACTTCTTTGTATATGTACACAGCGTGACGCGGATCATTGGCACGGCTCTTCAGAGTAAACTGCAATACAATACGCAGCAAAgtgcagagagaaacagagcaaTAAAGAAGAAGATGGTGGTTAAGCGTGTCACAGCCACTCACTGGCAGTCATTTCTCAGGGAAAACTGGAAGCTGCTGCATGAGAGACCACATGGAAGAAAAGCAGAGAAGCCACAAGCGAACAAAGCCAGACAACTGCAAAAACACTCTGCTCAGCCCGGCTCGCCCGCTGCAGTGTGGACGAGACGACAtgcgctttttgtttttaacagtgCTCGAAAGAAAGTTTCATTATCTCtataaaaataagtatttttattattcggttgtttatattcatttattttggatgactgcttaaaaaaaaaatcccattttgAGTGTCAGGTGGAAATAAATCTGGGGATAATTCTGATTCTCAACCTGTAAAATCTTGACAAGCTCATGACAGCCTCAGATACTTATTCTTGCCTGACAGGAGTGGATCCTGATGTGGTCTCCTGCCGCTGTAGGTCATTTACCTCGagatttgatgttttgtgtattctgagatgcttttatgTTCATCACATTTGTAAAGAGCAACTACGCGTGTTACCTTagacttcctttttttctgtcctctcttatcaacaagcTGTTctcacccacagaactgtcccTCAATCAATGGtttgatttctgtttgtttttttcacaccattctgtaaaAGTCCCACAGGTATCTGGTACCAACCTCCATGTAACAAACAGTAACTGAAGCACTTTTTGATTTTATGCATCGTGCTGCTGTCACATGACtagctgattagataactggatgaatgtgcaggtgttcctaacAAAGTGGAAGGTACTGCTGCTCTGCTCCTCAGGGGAAGATGACGTGCAACAGAAAAGCGCTGATGCACTTTGATGACATCTCTCCGCAAAAACACTTCCGATATTCTGTTCTGGATTCAAGCTGAATTTATCTCTGCTACTGCGTAATATTGtaagtaatagtaataaaagtaataaaagtaatatCGGGGTGACACTGATTCATCTCAATCAGACCACAGTTCAGATACCTATATTATATACTACTATATATCTATACTAAATATGACATTCcgatactatacactatattccTATACTACATactctatatttctatattatatactatatttctATACACTACATtcctatactatatactatatttcTATACACTACATtcctatactatatactatatttctatattatatactttatttcTATACACTACATtcctatactatacactatatttatatacactatattccaatactgtacactacattcTGATACTATATATAGGAATGTCCCATTCACTACTAAGGGAGCTAGAGTGCAGATTGAGATGCCCCCTTGGTGTACCAGGTAAGTGGTTAAAGAATCCAACATGGTCTCACCACTGTGTAGGATGAAATGCTCACAGGTGGAAGTGCTCGCTTGCTCACTTTTTATGAAGCGGCAGTTCAGATTAGGGGATAGAAAGAATTTTCCTACAAATTTTACATCACTCTTATCAGTGGTTTGCAGACCTTAATTCACAACCTGTCTTTGGTCACGTGCTGCAAACCTGAACGGATAGCACTGATTTATTTAGTGTGGTCACGGTACGCATCTGGTCTACTCATTCCTCTGTTTGTCATGAGAATGCAAACAAAATGCAAGCTCTGCAACAAGGTCCACTGACATTTATTCATCAAGCAGCGCAAAGCAAAGCAGTGACAtcaggagaagaaaaacaaacttaaCACGAGGGTTTAAAAAAAGACCGTACCCATCCATTTTAAACTTGACCGGACAGCTCGATTCAGGACCCTGACTACGAGCTGAGCCTCGAGTGCGTCTGCATGGCGCTGAGTTGAATGACCCAGTGCATAATTAGAGCCTAGAGTCTAACCACAGGGTAAACATTATGAAGTCAACTCGTCCCGGTCACATACGAACCCTGCCATGCAACACTGTCTGCCTCGTCTAATACTACAGCTACTGCTAGCTCCTCTGTACGTCTGCGCAGGCTACATGCCTTGCACCTTAAAGCAAAGCGTTTAAGATCGTGTGTGTCTGGCTCATTAGTGGCAATATAATGAAGTGTGCCTTTAAATCCACCAGTTTCACCACAGTAATTCTATTGTACAGAGCTAAACAAGTGacacgtgagagagagagagagagagagagagagagagagagagagagagagagagagagagagcagctcaTGTGAGATAAGCTATTATCTATTTGCATAAAGAGCTCAGGTTCTGGTACATGAAAGCAAGCAATGCAATGTCATTCTCATGCTAGCATCTGACATCAAGCTAATGTTGTCAGAGTTAATGAAAGAACACCACAATGATATGATCTAAAACTTAAAGATTTTCAGAGGAACAAATCCAGATTAGATGTTGATACGACACGGAACATCCAGCTTTGATGACCCAAAAGGAAGCctgaaaacatgtttgtttcccAAGTCTACTGCTGATTAATATGGAGTAAAAAAGAGGACACATTTATGTCATTATATTATGTTTGTTGCactatgtataaatgtaataagtGCTTAATAAGCATCTAGTCTGATAGCTGATGAAAAGATTCATTGATTTCTTTGGGGCCTGATTCTAACACACACCATCTAAAGTATTTAAAGTCTAGAAGAACGTACTGCGCTCTTAAaaaagacagatacacacaaaaactAAAGTCCACCAGAGATCAGACTGTGACAGAAATGTAATCATAACAACCATCCTTTTTTCTGTAGCGCTTATCCTACACAATGTTGTGAGGAGCCTGGGGACACACTGGACAggcactctcacactcactcactcactcacactcacactctcacactcactcagactcacactcacactctcacactcactcacactcactcactcactcacacacactcacactctcacactcactcactcactcacactcactcactcactcactcacactcactcactcactcactcactcacactcactcactcactcacactcactcacactcacccacactcacactcactcactcacactcactcacactcacccacactcactcacactcactcactctcactcacacaccctcactcactcactcacactcactcactcacactttcagATAATAATTTGTTTCTGAAAGGGAAACTGTCTGTTCTATGAAAAAAGGATAATGGAAAGCAAAAGAACTTGTTTTGCAGAGCATCATACGTGAGACACATGACACTGCACCTGTTCTGCTTTCTGGCATATGAATATGACATCGCTCTGTTACCGACATCTTAGCCACTTCTACATGGAGGTAAAGGAAAGCACGACCAAAACGAAACAGTTCTGGGAAAGGTGACAGGCTGTCTCTGAGTCAGAATCGCAGTCGCGCTTTCAAAATTTCGTAATCGCTCTTGTGCTTCCTGCTCATCAAGACAGCTGTGTAATACTTACAGGAATGTGACCGAACACTAACAGTTACCAGCACAGGAAATCTAGTATGATTGTAATATGAAAATTAGCATTTATTTGTTAGTCACTAATCAGGGTAATATAATGAGGCATCCTTTTAAATCCACCACTTCGCAGATTCTCTTCTGCTAAATACTACAGAGTGTAAGAGTGGTTTAGAAATGTGACAGCCATGATGACGTTACACTTAGGactgaaacacaaacatgcagcGGATTGAACATTTGAGTCATTTTTACTCAACCCTGCAACAATAATTTATCTATTTTACAGTgctaaacatgtgtgtgtgtgtgtgagagagagagagagagagagagagagagagagagagagagagagagagagagagcgcgagagagagagagggaggacaTGGACAAGTAGCATCTCCTAGCATCTGACAGAAAGCTAATGTGCCAGCGATAATATACAGGACCGCTGTGAATGGTTCCACTTAGAGaccatgaagatggctttggactgcaattgAGTCTCtgaagatttcttcctcatgtcatctcagggagttttttcctcaccGCCGTCATCTCTGGTTTACTCATGAGTGACaaatttatatcctgaattgatatatttctgtaaagctgctttgtgacaatgtccactaTTAAAAGTGAAGATGAAATTAAGTTAAATAATGAAAGTACACAGTGATAATCTAAAgttatctttaaataaaaatacactgaaaCGATCCAGAACAAATATAGTATATAGAGTTACTGTAATCCAACACTGGAAATGTTTGGTACTGAATTGGGTaccaaaaaaaaggaataataataaaaataaataaattggacatatatgtataataaatgcATCTCATCTGATGCTTACTGcaagtcaaaataaaataataaaaaaaggtaaaaaaaaaaccccaaaaaaatatattaagagTTCTGTGCTCCAGttcactgaataaaaaaattgttaaatatcGATATTCCTAAAAGGAAATCCAATTTCTCTTTCACTAACAGGTTTCACACAGATCCTTTTTACAAGAACTGGTAACCTCCTAATGTACCTTAAAAAAATTTCTGTTTCGGAATGCACCACAAGACTTGTGAGAGGTGACTGCTTAGGAAAGGACCTTGATTTCTGACAGAAAATGAAGTGATGCAACgttcagaaataaaaatcggaaaaaaaagtacacaaatCCTCAAAGGAAAGTCTTCTGTTTCTCTAAAGTGGCACAGGAAATCTCAAAGGCTTTCAAGAGTCTAGTTCCTCATAATGATCTCAGATAGAACGAactgttattacacacacacacacacactcgtgtttCTCACCTCATGAAAATAAAGCTGGTTAAATTCATCGCCAATGCGCCGCAACTCTCGCGCAATCTCTCGCTCCGCTTGCATGTCCCCCGCAGATGCTGCTCCGTGGGGTGGATAGTGGTTATGGAGAGCAGGCCATAATTCTAAGAAAAGGTAAAGAAAGAAACGAGAAAAGATAAATCATGTGCTATGAAACTTGCCGTCATGaactaaaagttttttttattgggaCGGTACAGTGATAGTAAAACTTAACATAGTAGTCAAAAAAGTTCATGATACGTGACAAGTATTCTCTGTAGTGTGATGTCACATTTTACGCAATATAAAAAACCTTTTCCATCTGCTTGCCTTTATCCTGTTGTCTTTATCTTGTTCCTGGTTGCCGTCTTTCTAGAACAAATAGCTGTGTAAAGTTCTTCAATCATAAGAAACTGTCATGCGTTAACAATTTTGAAAAGCTCCTGATATAGTCGGTGTGCGAATTTCAAGACGAGGGTTTGTAAAAACCCAGCGCTGAAACGCTACAGACCTGCAGTAAATCTGATTTGTGGTCAAAATCGACTCGAGGAAAACAGCGAGGCTAAGCGCTAATAATACAACCACAATCTGGCTGAAGGTGCACTGATTCTCCAGCTATGACTCAAGCGAGAAGCAGTTTTACTGTTATTTCTCATGCCCAATCATATTACGACCATATGCAACTCATTTCCACATGTCAACCTTCTTCAGGCTTTCACTATAAAATAGCCAAAAATAAACCCCAAAATGCACTCTTGATATTACTCAATTACATCGTCGACTTTTACACGCTCGGCCATGGGCCAACGACAACGATACTGACGGGTAATAatgtagtgtttgtttgtttacattgtcaTCTGTCACTGTGGTCGGGTGGATTTGCGATGTGCTCTGTTTTGACTTACACACTAACGTGATAcagtctgtttctctgtgtcaAACATGTCACGGTGTATGCCAGACTCCGCTCTATTTCATCTCAGCTGCCACAGACTCACGGGTTCATGCTTACGGAGTCGTCTGACTGACATTTTCGGTAGGTTTCGCAACGCAAAACACAGCCAGATTTGTGTGCTGATTTGGTGACAACAATGAAGCCAAAACAATGAATTGTTAGTGATGGGGTAACTCCTGCTTCGTGTAACAGACAAGAGCCCTGATTAGTTGAGATAAGtgtttctctccttctccaAGCTGCATCTCAGAGACAGGAAGCTATAGCAAAGCACTCCAGTTAAACGATTTATCGCAGTACTCATCTCCTACCTTTCTATAGCAGAGAACAGAGATGGTTGGCTCTCGTGTCTGGGCTTCACAAAAGATTATTTTGACTGCCAGAAGATAAATTTTTCCTGCTCAGCCATACGCAGAAATAGAGACAACAAGCAAATCAGCTTAGTCCCAGCTTACATTGTGAGGTCAGACGCACCCTACCTCAATGTACACTCTAAACACTGGGGGTTGCCCTCGGTGCAATGACAAAACACACTTCCTGTGGGGATGTGAAAAGGTACACGGACCTCCTAACTTAAACGGATGTTCATGCATGTGAGTGCAGTCACATGTGTAAACAAAAGCTGTGAGATTCAGCAATAAATGCGAGCAATGTTGACTTTAGGGAGGAAAACACTTGTCATCCAACAAGTATGGACTGTTTAATAAAGTTCAGTACAATGAAAAGGGCAAATCGGGAATTGATAAGTGATAAAAGTGTTTACTGAAGTTAAAATAGCTTGCAGAACAACAACACGTCTTCAATAAGCACAGAAATACTACGTTAAAAGACATCATGCACATTTCGCCACTCTGTTGCAAGGCGAGACGTCTAAAAGCTGTTTAACTTCGTGCGTGGAAAGTGATATTTTGATGATTTTGTCACGCCTGTAAACTtctaaaacacacatgcaagccGATATAAGTGATATAAGAGATATAATTGTGAGGTTAACGTGCACACAGCGTAGAGAGTAATGTCAGCATGCAATGCCAGCACTTTGACTCAACACACTGGAGAAatggggagggggagagaatGGGGGAGACGGAGGGGagggggagagtgtgtgtgtgtggggggggatttGGCAGTGGTTCCTTACCATGATTGTGCGCGTCGCCTCGCGCTTCTGAAATGCGCTGCAGGGCGTGAGTTATCACTTGACTAGACGGACTCGGGGTCTGAGTGGCGGTGCTATGGGTGATTAGCGGAGAACTCGGTTCGCTGTCGAACGAAAAATATCCACTGGACGACCTGGAGAGGGTTCTGAACACAGGCGACCTTGACTGGTAAGCCACACGGATATTCGGCACCGCGATCGCTGCCCTATAAAACACGTCCAATTCGCCCGGCTGAGGGCTCTCACACGGCTCGGCCCGGGAGCCGCTCTCTCCGCGTTCCCCCTGCTCCTTTAAGAAGGCTGGGCCATCGGCCCGGTTTTGCCGTCTGCGGGATAAAATAACACAGCAGTAATTACCGTTTCTGGCATGCGGCttaaaagttgtttttatttgtaactcGCGCACGAGCGAACTACTGGCACCGTCCTCCGAACAGCCTACGTGACACAACGGTTTTTTCCCGTTTTAGTGCACCGCTATATTTACTAGCGACGCCAggggtttgtgttttttctctgatGGCCGGGTCACGCGAGGCAGAAGCTCCGGTCAAACTGCGTCACAACTTCTCTTCATTCCGAGACAacttcctattttttttttcttcgacGCGAATCGTCCGAAACACGCTGTGTTTGAAACGAATCTTACAATCTGGCAGCTTGTTAACGGCGCTTGaagattttttataaaaacaaaaagtcacGCACTGCGCCACCGGAGAACACGCACGCGCTTAGAAACCGTGTCTCGTGCTCAAGAGGAAACTGCTTTATAATATCGCTGCGCTGTATGTAAACGcattgcttttttgtttatatgttcGTGTGCCAGCATTTCTAAACCATGTCATTCCGTGCGATAACTCACGGGCGATGTAGTGCGCAGTCGAGTCCACGCTGCGGAATGTTCCACACTGCTGTAAACATTAGGAGAGGCGCTCGTGCCCACGGCGATGTGACGGAGTATATAAGCGGCACGAAGCGCGAGACGGAAGCGCGTGTCCTCGGCATCACAAACGATTGGATTGCCGTGCAGTTGACTGGCAgacaaaaagccaaaaaaaaattcatccaCAAATAAAGTTTTCTGGAAATTTGAGCTCCTCCTAGTGGCTCAACTTTGAGCAACTGCCCCTTCGGAAATAAGCGAAAAAAATATTCAAGCATCCGCATAATGTAGACtaagaaaatacataaataacaatatttggTAACCTTCTGGTTTTCATACCATAGTGATTTTATAGGTGTTGCGTTAAAGTCATATGAAGGGAATCTCGTTTGAAGTTCTGTGAAGGTTATCAAAGctaaaaaagaatcattttacCATCCCGACGACTTTGATCCGGCGCTCGTGCGTGTGGGCAACAGagagcaaaacaacaacaaacaggtGCTCGCGCTCCCGTGTTTTCCACAACACGGCTAAATAATTCAGCATGATCAAGCGGCAGACCGACAAcggctttttttttagttatttttttttctattttcgaCTTTTATCTCTAAGACAGATGTCTTGCAGAGGCGCGTTATGGTGCCGCGCCGCTTTGTCGGTTTATTTCTACACTAAAGCCCAGCGAGTTATTTTGCAATTTTCTTCAGAAACAATATTAACATCCATTAACTGCCCTAGAAAGTCCTGAATGATCCAAAAGGCTGGAATGCATTTGAAATTGCAcgcaatatataaatatatatatataaatatatatatatatatatatatatatatatatatatatatatatatatatatatatatatatatatattagtctcCCTTTATTACTTAAAATCACTAATACCTTCTTGGACCTGGTAGTTTTTCCGACCAAAACAAAAGATTTAATCCAAAAATCCTTCCTGATTACGACGCAATGTTGTGTCATACTCACCTGGACATGTTCCTGGAGCATAAAGCCTTTATGGCATCAAGGAGAGAAGAAAAACCGACGAGGACGACGTGTAAAAACCATGCAACAGAAATCCACCGTTTACAAACGCAAGCAGAAGCGAGAAGCAGTCGCATTTAGAACTTTCTCTGATTGCAGGCAGCTCAACAAGGCGTAATGTTCCGAGTTGTCCTGTTAGTGTAGGCGGAAGTGGAGTCTTTCGGTTCGCGCTGTCGATATGAAGCGTCGTGCGGGTTTGTTTTCGAGTCTTTTGTTTGCGGCGATCCGACAGAAAAGCCCTCTCCGTTTCTTAAACTTCCTCAGAGCGACTCCGAGCGCGCGCACGCGGCTGTGTGGAAGCTCTGCGTTATGGTCACGCAGTAAAGCGCTTTTTTTGTTGGCTCCGCCCAGAAGGGTGGGATCTGTAACCTAAAACAAACGCTGTAAAGAAGACAGGGGTTTTTTCTACTGAGACCCTGGACCGTTTCTATCTATATGCATATACGTGCAGGGGACGTCCTATGTGTACTTACCGCCTTGCAGAAACTGCAAAATGTTAATCATTTCTATTAAAATTCTGTTCAGAAATATCACACTGCAGATGTTTACATGTAGTCAAAGACACAAACTAACTGAATTTACACAAACGAACCATTAAGTGAACACAGGTTTGATCATTAATACTGTCATGTTTTTTATCTGAATGCTGAACGACtggttttgatgttttgtgaCAGTTGTTCATTACTCCCTTGTTTGTACTGAGCATATAAACTGAACACAGTTCTTTAGAAAAATCATTATTTGCTTTTCCACTATCTTCTGCACTGCCTTTTGGCTATATGATGttgaaataaaggtttttaataCTGACAGGACAACATGGGGGGGGGTGTTATAATGTCTTCTGGGAAACATGAATTTACTCCCCGGATAGTAAATGTATCGTGGTGCCTTCAAGAGTCCCAGTAAATGTCTGCACCTCTTGTAATATGTGTGTACGAGTCCCTCATTGTGAAAGGATGGATTTCAAGATCATATAGTCAGCGTTGGAAAGGGGTCAGTTATGCAGAACCTGGAGGGTTTTTCAGTTAAACTGCTCATGACAAACAGGAGACTCGAGAACAACTTGtcacaaaacataaaaccaGTCGTTCATCATTCAGATAACACACAGTATTAAGAATTAAGCTTATGTAAACTTTCGAACCTAGTTAATTTGTGTACATTCGTTTATTATGTGGCTTGTGGactatatgtaaacatattttatgtgAAACACACTCTTCAAGTCAGAATCTCAGAACCTACGAGCCATCAGATTCTGCAATGCATATGTAAACATCATCTGTACATTATAGATTTTAATCTGTATAATGGGgaaaaagggggcacggtggcttagtggttagcatgttcgcctcacacctccagggttgggggttcgattcccgcctctgccttgtgtgtgtggagtttgcatgttctccccgtgcctcgggggtttcctccgggtactccggtttcctcccctggtccaaagacatgcatggtaggttgattggcatctctggaaaattgtccgtagtgtgtgattgcgtaagtgaatgagagtgtgtgtgccctgcaatgggttggcactctgtccagggtgtatcctgccttgatgcccgatgagccctgacaggctccccgtgacccgaggtatttcggataagtggtagaaaatgaatggggAAAAAGAgtttgatctgttttttttttctgtttatcattctttctgtttcatttgttaTATTCATTTGTTGATATTGCAAAATGTATATGTCCACCTTTTCCGTTATGTAGAAACCGTAAATTAAATACCCTTAACAGTATTATACATGGTTTGTCCTCTACAGGCCATACATCCCATCGATGCTTGAGTGATTTGACTTGACATCATTTTCAAATCAATTCACCCCTTGTGGCATGAAACACAgctagtttttttatttataattaattattagtgaataataaatgattaaatctgGTTTTGTAGCTGCATATGTAGAAAGACTTGCGTAATGTTTGGCGTGAACAAGTTTACAAATTCAGATGCTGTATACAAGATAAATGTTTAAGGCTGTTCATGTTAAATCCCAAATCAGTTTTTTAATGAACCTGGATGATGTTTTTCAGAGCATTTGGTTGATGTATAACAGTGCATTATTTTTGTGATACGTTAGCTATATGTATGGGGTCTAAACCATATGTTTTAATAGGTGAAATTTGGCTAGTTGCTGTTGCTGTTTTATACCGTACCAAATTACCTAATTTATGCAGTTAGATAGCTACCGAGATTTTGACAAATTCTGTATTATTTTTGCAGACCACTCTTTCATCTGATATTGGTATACAATCTGATTATGTGGAACTGGAAAAGCAGGTGGTGGGCTTGGGTTGGAATTTTGGGCAGCTAGTTATTTATGCTAGACACCTGAGAAGACATAATAGAAATTTAGATGTTGAAGAATGGAAAAGAAGTGGCAAGGAAATGGAAATTTAATCACCATACAGGACATAAGCTAGGATGGAGCCACGTTCTTTCTCCCAAACTTTAGTTGTTTCATGACAAAGTTTCAAAATGAAGGTCCGGATatttaagtaataaaatatGATGGGGTAAGCTGTTACAGGAAGTACTCAACAACAGTCTGATGTGATGTGGTTAAGTTCCAGAAGATAATtactttcctataacagcatgttttgCTGttcaatgaaatgtttttttggctTATGCCAAAGTGATTTGCCGGCGGTTTCTTGTTAAGAAATGACATCATTCTTTTTACATACACATTCTTTTTCATACTTCACATTACATACATTCATTACACTAATTCTCTTGCTGGGGGTCATGGTGTCAGCAGGTTGAGAAGGTCAGCTGAAAC
The Tachysurus vachellii isolate PV-2020 chromosome 6, HZAU_Pvac_v1, whole genome shotgun sequence genome window above contains:
- the bcl2l11 gene encoding bcl-2-like protein 11 isoform X3, with the translated sequence MRMLEYFFRLFPKGQLLKVEPLGGAQISRKLYLWMNFFLAFCLPVNCTAIQSFVMPRTRASVSRFVPLIYSVTSPWARAPLLMFTAVWNIPQRGLDCALHRPRQNRADGPAFLKEQGERGESGSRAEPCESPQPGELDVFYRAAIAVPNIRVAYQSRSPVFRTLSRSSSGYFSFDSEPSSPLITHSTATQTPSPSSQVITHALQRISEARGDAHNHDGNQEQDKDNRIKASRWKRFFILRKM
- the bcl2l11 gene encoding bcl-2-like protein 11 isoform X2, encoding MRMLEYFFRLFPKGQLLKVEPLGGAQISRKLYLWMNFFLAFCLPVNCTAIQSFVMPRTRASVSRFVPLIYSVTSPWARAPLLMFTAVWNIPQRGLDCALHRPRQNRADGPAFLKEQGERGESGSRAEPCESPQPGELDVFYRAAIAVPNIRVAYQSRSPVFRTLSRSSSGYFSFDSEPSSPLITHSTATQTPSPSSQVITHALQRISEARGDAHNHGKIYLLAVKIIFCEAQTREPTISVLCYRKVGDEYCDKSFNWSALL
- the bcl2l11 gene encoding bcl-2-like protein 11 isoform X4, with product MRLLLASACVCKRWISVAWFLHVVLVGFSSLLDAIKALCSRNMSRRQNRADGPAFLKEQGERGESGSRAEPCESPQPGELDVFYRAAIAVPNIRVAYQSRSPVFRTLSRSSSGYFSFDSEPSSPLITHSTATQTPSPSSQVITHALQRISEARGDAHNHELWPALHNHYPPHGAASAGDMQAEREIARELRRIGDEFNQLYFHEAERNGGVAPQQAQNEPAIMVWMGLLIGRLLHFFLRQR
- the bcl2l11 gene encoding bcl-2-like protein 11 isoform X1 — encoded protein: MRMLEYFFRLFPKGQLLKVEPLGGAQISRKLYLWMNFFLAFCLPVNCTAIQSFVMPRTRASVSRFVPLIYSVTSPWARAPLLMFTAVWNIPQRGLDCALHRPRQNRADGPAFLKEQGERGESGSRAEPCESPQPGELDVFYRAAIAVPNIRVAYQSRSPVFRTLSRSSSGYFSFDSEPSSPLITHSTATQTPSPSSQVITHALQRISEARGDAHNHELWPALHNHYPPHGAASAGDMQAEREIARELRRIGDEFNQLYFHEAERNGGVAPQQAQNEPAIMVWMGLLIGRLLHFFLRQR